The uncultured Hyphomonas sp. genome includes a region encoding these proteins:
- a CDS encoding LemA family protein, translating to MGLYITGAILILLIIGVILIYNGLVQKSQMADNGWSDIDVQLKRRANLIPQLVNTVQGYATHERELFADIAEKRAKAMAAGDDLASRGEAESELSRPVAKLIAVAEDYPDMKASQNFLDLQQELADTEDKIEMARRFYNGAVRELNTRVQSFPANMLAGMFGFRTREFFEVAMAERAVPKVDLGGAS from the coding sequence GTGGGACTTTACATAACCGGCGCCATTCTGATCCTGCTGATCATCGGCGTGATCCTGATTTATAACGGGCTCGTGCAGAAATCTCAGATGGCGGATAATGGCTGGTCCGATATCGACGTCCAGCTGAAGCGCCGGGCCAACCTGATCCCTCAGCTCGTCAACACCGTGCAGGGCTACGCCACGCACGAGCGGGAACTGTTCGCCGACATTGCAGAGAAGCGGGCGAAGGCGATGGCCGCTGGGGACGACCTTGCCAGCCGGGGCGAAGCGGAAAGCGAACTGTCCCGCCCCGTCGCAAAACTGATAGCCGTGGCGGAGGACTATCCCGACATGAAGGCCAGCCAGAACTTCCTGGACCTGCAGCAGGAGCTCGCCGACACCGAGGACAAGATCGAGATGGCGCGCCGCTTCTACAATGGCGCCGTGCGCGAGCTGAATACGCGAGTGCAGAGCTTTCCGGCGAATATGCTGGCCGGCATGTTCGGGTTCCGCACGCGCGAATTCTTCGAAGTCGCGATGGCCGAAAGGGCCGTGCCGAAAGTCGATCTCGGGGGCGCAAGCTGA
- a CDS encoding DUF2207 domain-containing protein, producing the protein MLRYLLGALAACLFVLAAGAEEKINRFDVGIQVQKDGDIIVTETINVTVEGRDIRRGIFRDLPRYYADELKPGDKLPYQYDVRRVRRDGSREPYTVEHDGNAYRIRIGDADVLLDYGDHTYVIEYEVKNQIRYFDSHDELYWNVTGNYWLFPIEAASARITLPDGARVTEAIAYTGKSGDVGRDYSYRQDGSALIFETTRPMDRFEGMTVSVSMPKGTIAPPSLGDKGMLWWLRNGALAILVASFCGVFWFLMSGFRKVGQDPPKGPVFPHYEPPEGYSPAAVHYIFFRGLRGHGALISTLIGMGVKGLVDIDASSKKETTLTRKQGGNAAITPDEAILDAGLFGGRSERTLGGKYDASFTSAYQKFRRALSRKYGSAYFRWNIGYTLAAAVMTFVAVAFAISQATNWSGWHTLVVLAFAGLNGLFIYLMPAPTVKGQKIRTEIEGLRLYLETAEKLQMNAVKVGSDAPPPMSLERYERFLPYAVALNVEKPWTKYFEHQLPTEAANYSPGWGHFGSRSFSNVGGMNDAIMSSMSTGVSSSLPQSSSSSGGGGGGSSGGGGGGGGGGGW; encoded by the coding sequence ATGCTGCGCTACCTTCTGGGCGCGCTGGCCGCTTGCCTCTTCGTGCTGGCAGCAGGCGCGGAAGAAAAGATCAACCGCTTCGACGTCGGTATCCAGGTCCAGAAGGATGGCGACATCATCGTCACCGAGACGATCAATGTGACCGTCGAGGGCCGGGACATCCGCCGCGGGATTTTCCGCGATCTGCCGCGCTATTATGCCGACGAGCTGAAGCCCGGAGACAAGCTGCCTTACCAATATGATGTGCGCCGTGTGCGCCGTGACGGCAGCCGGGAACCCTACACCGTCGAGCATGATGGCAATGCCTATCGCATCCGGATCGGCGATGCCGATGTCCTGCTGGACTATGGCGACCACACCTATGTCATCGAATACGAGGTGAAGAACCAGATCCGGTATTTCGACAGTCATGACGAACTCTACTGGAACGTCACCGGCAATTACTGGCTGTTTCCAATCGAGGCGGCGTCTGCCCGGATCACGCTGCCGGACGGCGCAAGGGTGACAGAGGCCATTGCCTATACCGGCAAGTCCGGGGACGTGGGCCGGGACTATTCCTACCGGCAGGATGGCAGCGCGCTCATTTTCGAGACAACTCGTCCGATGGACCGGTTTGAAGGCATGACCGTGTCGGTCTCCATGCCGAAGGGCACGATTGCGCCGCCGTCCCTTGGCGACAAGGGCATGCTCTGGTGGTTGCGCAATGGCGCGCTTGCCATACTGGTCGCATCATTCTGCGGCGTGTTCTGGTTCCTGATGTCGGGATTCCGGAAGGTCGGGCAGGACCCGCCCAAGGGACCGGTGTTCCCCCACTATGAGCCTCCGGAAGGCTATTCCCCCGCCGCGGTCCACTACATTTTCTTTCGCGGCCTGCGTGGCCATGGGGCGCTGATTTCCACCCTGATCGGCATGGGTGTGAAGGGATTGGTGGACATTGATGCTTCGAGCAAGAAGGAAACCACGCTGACGCGAAAACAGGGTGGCAATGCTGCGATCACGCCTGATGAGGCAATCCTCGATGCCGGACTGTTTGGCGGCCGGTCCGAACGTACGCTCGGCGGAAAGTATGATGCGAGCTTCACTTCCGCATACCAGAAATTCCGTAGAGCCTTGTCGCGAAAGTATGGCAGCGCCTATTTCCGCTGGAATATCGGGTACACGCTCGCCGCGGCTGTGATGACCTTCGTGGCAGTGGCGTTCGCAATTTCCCAGGCAACCAACTGGTCCGGCTGGCATACGCTGGTGGTTCTGGCATTTGCGGGGCTGAACGGGCTCTTCATATATCTGATGCCGGCGCCAACCGTGAAGGGGCAAAAAATCCGTACAGAGATCGAGGGGTTGAGGCTCTATCTTGAAACGGCTGAGAAGCTGCAAATGAACGCGGTGAAGGTCGGCAGCGATGCGCCGCCGCCGATGAGCCTGGAGCGGTATGAGCGCTTCCTGCCCTATGCCGTGGCGCTGAATGTCGAGAAACCGTGGACAAAGTACTTTGAGCACCAACTACCGACCGAGGCCGCGAATTACTCGCCTGGCTGGGGACATTTTGGCAGCCGGTCCTTCAGCAATGTCGGCGGTATGAATGATGCCATCATGTCCAGCATGAGCACGGGCGTTTCCAGTTCCTTGCCACAAAGTTCAAGCTCCTCCGGTGGAGGAGGCGGCGGCTCGTCCGGTGGCGGCGGTGGTGGTGGCGGCGGTGGCGGCTGGTAA
- a CDS encoding crotonase/enoyl-CoA hydratase family protein — MPAPSGIRTATDGDIFIVTIDRPQARNAVDRPTADALYDAFKAFDTDDALSVAILTGANGNFCAGADLKAVAEGRGNKSLPDGDYGPMGPSRLELTKPVIAAVDGYAVAGGLELACWCDLRVASPGAKFGVFCRRFGVPLIDGGTIRLPRLIGASRAMDMILTGREVGAEEALSFGLANYVSDEEGALPMALDVARRIAAFPQFCMRTDRASALAQWSLPMDEALRREIAGGLDVIKMGETRDGAKRFAAGIGRGGLF; from the coding sequence ATGCCCGCTCCTTCCGGCATCCGAACCGCAACAGACGGCGACATCTTCATCGTCACAATCGACCGCCCGCAGGCACGAAATGCCGTGGACCGGCCCACGGCCGATGCACTCTACGATGCGTTCAAGGCCTTCGATACGGATGATGCCCTATCCGTGGCGATCCTGACGGGCGCGAACGGAAACTTCTGCGCCGGCGCCGACCTGAAGGCGGTTGCAGAAGGGCGCGGCAACAAATCCTTGCCTGACGGTGATTACGGTCCAATGGGCCCGTCACGGCTGGAGCTCACCAAGCCCGTGATCGCCGCGGTGGATGGTTATGCCGTCGCCGGCGGGCTGGAGCTGGCTTGCTGGTGTGATTTGCGGGTGGCCTCTCCGGGCGCAAAGTTCGGCGTCTTCTGCCGCCGGTTCGGCGTACCGCTGATCGATGGCGGCACGATCCGGTTGCCCCGGCTGATCGGCGCGTCCCGGGCAATGGACATGATCCTCACAGGCCGGGAAGTCGGCGCGGAAGAGGCCCTCTCCTTCGGGCTCGCCAACTATGTCTCGGACGAAGAAGGCGCCTTACCCATGGCCCTGGACGTCGCCCGGCGCATCGCCGCATTCCCGCAATTCTGCATGCGGACAGACCGCGCCTCGGCCTTGGCGCAGTGGTCGCTACCGATGGACGAAGCCTTACGCCGGGAGATCGCAGGCGGCCTGGACGTCATCAAGATGGGTGAAACCCGGGATGGCGCCAAACGTTTCGCCGCCGGCATCGGCCGCGGCGGCCTCTTCTGA
- a CDS encoding alpha/beta hydrolase, translated as MAKIKANGIEIEYEEFGSKDDPLILLVMGFSSQMINWPESLIRGLTDAGRRVVIFDNRDIGLTTEFEGQVPPSPRDIVKGIAAGEPMHEKVPYLLDDMAADAAALIEALGADKADVMGISMGGMIVQLMALNHPERVRTLIPVMTTSGDPALPPATPEATAALTAVPEERTPDAIAELAVKGRAVYGSHPDVRTPDDEIRTNAIAAMQRSDRPMGVARQYAAILAQPRWHDRLGSLDVPTLVLHGEMDTLILPAAGEDIARRVPGAKIDIIGKWGHDLPEAVMPVLLNRIVPFLGQTAPSGPA; from the coding sequence ATGGCGAAAATCAAGGCCAACGGCATAGAGATCGAATACGAGGAATTCGGATCCAAGGACGATCCGCTCATTCTGCTCGTCATGGGTTTTTCGAGCCAGATGATCAATTGGCCGGAAAGCCTGATCCGGGGGCTGACGGATGCAGGCCGTCGGGTCGTGATTTTTGACAATCGCGACATCGGCCTGACCACCGAATTCGAAGGTCAGGTTCCGCCTTCCCCACGTGACATCGTGAAAGGCATCGCGGCCGGCGAACCTATGCACGAAAAAGTGCCCTACCTGCTGGACGACATGGCGGCAGATGCTGCCGCTCTGATCGAAGCGCTCGGCGCAGACAAGGCGGATGTCATGGGCATCTCCATGGGCGGCATGATCGTGCAGCTGATGGCGCTGAACCATCCGGAGCGTGTGCGCACGCTGATTCCGGTGATGACAACGTCCGGCGATCCAGCCCTGCCGCCGGCGACGCCGGAGGCGACCGCTGCGCTGACTGCCGTTCCGGAGGAACGCACGCCTGACGCGATCGCGGAACTCGCCGTCAAAGGCCGGGCCGTGTATGGGTCCCATCCGGACGTCCGCACACCGGATGACGAGATCCGCACGAACGCGATTGCGGCGATGCAGCGGTCCGACCGGCCCATGGGTGTCGCCCGGCAATATGCTGCGATCCTGGCTCAGCCGCGCTGGCACGACCGCCTCGGCAGCCTGGATGTGCCGACATTGGTTCTGCATGGCGAAATGGACACGCTGATCCTGCCAGCCGCCGGTGAGGACATCGCCCGGCGCGTGCCCGGCGCAAAGATCGATATCATCGGCAAATGGGGCCATGACTTGCCGGAGGCCGTGATGCCGGTCCTGCTGAACCGCATCGTCCCCTTCCTGGGTCAGACGGCGCCATCCGGACCGGCATGA
- a CDS encoding alpha/beta hydrolase, producing the protein MPRIRANGLEIEYEETGSPDDPMILLVSGYMGQMTEWPDSFKQALADAGRRVVVFDNRDIGLTTAVDDPSLEDIVPPDAEALMQGAAEGAPVHEQVPYVLDEMAADAAALIEALGAEKADVLGLSMGGMIVQLMALNHPERVRTLMPVMTTSGDPDLPPTEPEALEALTAEPESETLEAIGELAVSTYHAIGSHPDLRNPDDELRSSAIADVQRANRPLGLARQFAALLAQPRWHDRLETIQQPTLVLHGAMDRLIPPEGGHDIARRVPGAEIKIVDKWGHDLPEKVVPELLKEILPFLERASLTQPA; encoded by the coding sequence ATGCCGCGTATCAGGGCAAACGGGCTCGAAATCGAATATGAGGAAACCGGTTCACCCGACGACCCCATGATCCTGCTCGTCTCGGGTTACATGGGTCAGATGACCGAATGGCCGGACAGTTTCAAACAGGCGCTGGCCGATGCAGGACGCCGCGTGGTTGTGTTCGACAATCGAGACATCGGCCTGACGACCGCCGTGGACGATCCATCCCTGGAAGACATCGTGCCGCCAGATGCGGAAGCGTTGATGCAGGGCGCCGCCGAGGGGGCGCCGGTACACGAACAGGTGCCTTACGTGCTGGACGAAATGGCTGCCGATGCCGCCGCGCTGATCGAAGCGCTGGGCGCCGAGAAGGCCGATGTGCTCGGCCTGTCCATGGGCGGCATGATCGTTCAGCTGATGGCGCTGAACCATCCGGAGCGCGTTCGCACTTTGATGCCGGTCATGACCACTTCGGGTGATCCGGACCTGCCGCCAACCGAGCCGGAGGCCCTGGAGGCCCTGACGGCCGAGCCCGAAAGCGAAACCCTTGAAGCCATTGGCGAGCTTGCGGTCAGCACCTACCACGCCATCGGGTCTCATCCGGACCTGCGTAACCCGGACGATGAGCTGCGATCCTCCGCCATTGCGGATGTACAGCGCGCCAATCGTCCCCTCGGCCTCGCCCGCCAGTTTGCAGCCCTGCTGGCCCAGCCGCGCTGGCATGACCGGCTGGAGACAATCCAGCAGCCAACGCTCGTGCTGCATGGCGCGATGGATCGTCTGATACCGCCGGAAGGCGGGCACGATATCGCCCGGCGTGTCCCGGGTGCAGAGATCAAGATTGTCGACAAGTGGGGACATGACCTGCCCGAGAAAGTTGTGCCGGAACTGCTGAAGGAAATCCTGCCGTTTCTGGAGCGCGCTTCGCTCACACAACCTGCATGA
- a CDS encoding DUF2165 family protein, with protein sequence MIRYFKIVLIVLVGLQGLFYFISNAVNWEYAQMAVGAVLGQADSPAYPNMVIPAITSPFLIKLALAGIMAGELLVGVLCFKGAFDMWKQVSADAGAFNAAKVWAIAGCCVALIVWFGIFQVFGAALFQMWQSQVGVGSFEGAFMYHAASAIILIFVNQGDD encoded by the coding sequence ATGATCCGCTATTTCAAGATCGTCCTGATCGTGCTCGTCGGGCTTCAGGGCCTGTTCTATTTCATCTCGAATGCCGTGAACTGGGAATATGCCCAGATGGCAGTCGGCGCGGTTCTCGGCCAGGCTGACAGCCCGGCCTATCCGAACATGGTCATACCGGCGATCACATCTCCCTTCCTGATCAAGCTTGCCCTTGCCGGGATCATGGCGGGCGAATTGCTGGTCGGCGTGCTTTGCTTCAAGGGCGCCTTCGACATGTGGAAACAGGTCAGCGCGGACGCAGGTGCATTCAATGCGGCCAAGGTCTGGGCCATCGCCGGCTGTTGCGTGGCGCTGATTGTCTGGTTCGGCATTTTCCAGGTGTTCGGCGCCGCCCTCTTCCAGATGTGGCAGAGCCAGGTCGGTGTCGGCTCATTTGAAGGGGCTTTCATGTATCACGCGGCCAGCGCGATCATCCTGATTTTCGTCAACCAGGGGGATGATTGA
- a CDS encoding VWA domain-containing protein: MFLNFFNELRAAKVPVTLKEYLMLMEAMDKKVTDMDVEDFYYLSRAALVKDERNIDKFDKVFSHVFKGLDSLADAVDVQDLPEEWLRKMSEKFLTKEEMDEIEAMGGFEKLMETLKQRLEEQKKRHEGGNKWIGTGGTSPFGANGYNPEGVRVGQEKSRHRRAVKVWDKREFKNYDDSVELGTRNIKVAMKRLRKWARKGAPDELDLDGTINNTARKGYLDIEMRPEKRNTVSVLLLLDVGGSMDPYVRVMEELFSAARTEIKNLEYYYFHNCPYEGLWKDNRRRMNNRIPTWDVLNKYPSDYKVIIVGDATMSPYEITYAGGSVEHWNEEAGGLWIQRFVERYPNLVWLNPVKEGAWEYTGSIKLIRELIGPQRMFELTLGGLDEAMKELSR, translated from the coding sequence ATGTTCCTCAACTTCTTCAACGAATTGCGCGCCGCAAAAGTGCCCGTCACGCTGAAGGAATACCTGATGCTGATGGAAGCGATGGACAAGAAAGTCACCGACATGGATGTCGAGGACTTCTACTATCTCTCCCGCGCGGCGCTGGTGAAGGACGAGCGCAATATCGACAAGTTCGACAAGGTGTTCTCCCACGTTTTCAAGGGCCTCGACTCCCTGGCCGACGCCGTGGACGTTCAGGACCTGCCGGAAGAATGGCTGCGCAAGATGTCCGAGAAGTTCCTCACCAAGGAGGAAATGGACGAGATCGAGGCCATGGGCGGCTTTGAAAAGTTGATGGAGACGCTGAAACAGCGCCTCGAAGAGCAGAAGAAACGCCACGAGGGCGGCAACAAGTGGATTGGCACCGGCGGTACGTCCCCCTTCGGTGCAAATGGCTACAATCCGGAAGGCGTGCGCGTCGGGCAGGAAAAATCCCGCCATCGCCGCGCCGTGAAAGTGTGGGACAAGCGCGAGTTCAAGAATTACGACGACAGCGTCGAACTCGGCACACGCAACATCAAGGTCGCCATGAAGCGCCTGCGCAAATGGGCCCGCAAGGGCGCGCCGGACGAACTGGACCTTGATGGCACGATCAACAACACCGCGCGCAAAGGCTATCTCGATATCGAGATGCGGCCCGAAAAGCGCAACACCGTGTCGGTGCTCCTGCTGTTGGACGTCGGCGGCTCGATGGACCCCTATGTACGCGTGATGGAGGAGCTGTTCTCTGCGGCACGCACAGAGATCAAGAACCTCGAATACTACTACTTCCACAATTGCCCCTATGAAGGCCTGTGGAAGGACAATCGCCGGCGCATGAACAATCGCATCCCGACATGGGATGTGCTGAACAAGTACCCGTCGGACTACAAGGTCATCATCGTCGGCGACGCGACGATGAGCCCGTACGAAATTACCTATGCCGGCGGTTCGGTCGAGCATTGGAACGAGGAGGCCGGCGGCCTCTGGATCCAGCGCTTTGTCGAACGCTATCCGAACCTTGTCTGGCTGAACCCGGTCAAGGAAGGTGCCTGGGAATATACCGGTTCCATCAAGCTGATCCGTGAACTGATCGGCCCGCAGCGCATGTTCGAACTGACATTGGGCGGGCTGGACGAAGCGATGAAAGAGCTCAGCCGCTAG
- a CDS encoding DUF2270 domain-containing protein — MTEFDDKDDMVLAEPTDGDPDGDPPTGICGNKEVGAIAHLYRAEVYRSTVWRQRLDQTTNWAVISTGIGLSAAFASERASPFPIVLVGALCIMFLMLEARRYRFFYVWRFRARVLEIAFYVPMLRGEGAKIPLDRGTALSDDYVKPQYRISMIRSVGRRLRRNYGWIFAILGAAYFAKIAIHPTDVDNFAHFMRRAHIGPIPGWVALICGVAFHIGWISLAWKTWLDERTDKTKMADFLKSREDVNFRPPTKGVTPMKADD; from the coding sequence ATGACCGAATTTGACGACAAAGACGATATGGTTCTGGCCGAGCCGACTGACGGAGACCCGGATGGGGATCCGCCGACGGGGATCTGCGGCAACAAGGAAGTCGGCGCGATCGCGCACCTCTACCGGGCGGAAGTCTACCGCTCGACCGTCTGGCGCCAACGTCTGGACCAGACAACGAACTGGGCCGTGATTTCGACCGGCATCGGCCTGTCTGCGGCTTTCGCGTCTGAGCGTGCCTCGCCCTTTCCGATCGTGCTGGTTGGTGCCCTCTGCATCATGTTCCTGATGCTGGAAGCGCGCCGGTACCGTTTCTTTTATGTCTGGCGCTTCCGCGCGCGTGTTCTGGAAATCGCTTTCTATGTGCCGATGCTGCGCGGGGAGGGGGCGAAGATCCCGCTCGACCGGGGCACGGCCCTGTCAGACGACTACGTCAAACCGCAATACCGGATCTCGATGATCCGTTCGGTCGGCCGGCGCCTGCGCCGCAATTACGGCTGGATCTTTGCCATCCTCGGTGCGGCCTATTTCGCCAAGATCGCCATTCACCCGACCGATGTGGACAATTTTGCCCACTTCATGCGCCGGGCGCATATCGGGCCGATTCCGGGTTGGGTCGCGCTGATCTGCGGCGTGGCGTTCCATATCGGCTGGATTTCGCTCGCCTGGAAAACCTGGCTGGATGAGCGCACCGACAAGACCAAGATGGCGGATTTCCTCAAAAGCCGCGAAGACGTCAATTTCCGCCCGCCGACCAAGGGCGTCACGCCCATGAAGGCAGACGACTAG
- a CDS encoding MoxR family ATPase — translation MRFEGTENYVATDDLRIAVNAAIALERPLLIKGEPGTGKTVLAVEVAKALGCELIEWHIKSTTKANQGLYEYDAVSRLRDGQMGEERAKDVSNYIKKGKLWEAFAADKRPVLLIDEIDKADIEFPNDLLQELDRMEFYVYETDETVKAKQRPIVIITSNNEKELPDAFLRRCFFHFIKFPDEDTMQEIIDVHYPGIKQKLVKDALTTFYAMRELPGVKKKPSTSELLDWLKLLMNEDIDLETLREKDPERLTPPLHGALLKNEQDIALFERLAFLARRQDGPGGGRRGPAGG, via the coding sequence ATGCGTTTCGAAGGCACTGAAAACTATGTGGCAACTGACGACCTGCGCATCGCCGTCAACGCCGCCATCGCTCTGGAGCGCCCGCTGCTGATCAAGGGCGAACCCGGCACCGGCAAGACGGTGCTGGCCGTGGAAGTGGCCAAGGCCCTCGGCTGCGAGCTGATCGAATGGCACATCAAGTCCACCACCAAGGCAAACCAAGGCCTCTACGAATATGACGCCGTGTCCCGCCTGCGCGACGGCCAGATGGGTGAAGAACGCGCCAAGGACGTGTCCAACTACATCAAGAAGGGCAAGCTGTGGGAGGCGTTCGCCGCCGACAAGCGCCCGGTCCTGCTGATCGACGAGATCGACAAGGCCGACATCGAATTCCCGAACGACCTCCTGCAGGAGCTCGACCGGATGGAGTTCTATGTCTACGAGACCGACGAAACGGTGAAGGCGAAGCAGCGCCCGATCGTGATCATCACCTCGAACAATGAGAAAGAGCTGCCAGACGCCTTCCTGCGCCGCTGCTTCTTCCACTTCATCAAGTTCCCGGACGAAGACACGATGCAGGAAATCATCGATGTCCACTATCCGGGCATCAAGCAGAAGCTGGTGAAGGACGCACTGACAACCTTCTACGCCATGCGCGAACTGCCGGGCGTGAAGAAGAAGCCGTCGACCAGCGAACTGCTCGACTGGCTGAAACTGCTGATGAACGAGGATATCGACCTCGAAACCCTGCGTGAGAAAGACCCGGAACGGCTCACCCCGCCGCTGCACGGTGCCCTCCTCAAGAACGAGCAGGACATCGCGCTCTTCGAACGCCTCGCCTTCCTCGCCCGCCGCCAGGACGGCCCCGGCGGTGGCCGCCGCGGCCCAGCGGGCGGCTGA
- the flbT gene encoding flagellar biosynthesis repressor FlbT — translation MPLKLSLKPGETFVVNGAVVRNGDRRGVLLLENQARVLREKDILHPSDATTPAARAYFSVMQMYLLGEADGPTYSQAAEALATLLAASETEESRAAVLDISADVACSNLYRALSRCRRLLADGEGAAA, via the coding sequence ATGCCTCTGAAACTGTCGCTCAAGCCGGGTGAAACGTTCGTCGTGAATGGCGCCGTCGTACGCAATGGCGACCGCCGGGGCGTGCTGTTGCTGGAGAACCAGGCCCGCGTTCTGCGTGAAAAGGACATCCTCCATCCGAGCGATGCGACGACGCCGGCCGCGCGTGCCTATTTCAGCGTCATGCAGATGTACCTGCTGGGTGAGGCTGACGGGCCAACCTATTCGCAGGCTGCCGAAGCGCTCGCCACTCTGCTGGCCGCCAGCGAAACCGAAGAATCCCGCGCCGCTGTGCTCGACATTTCCGCAGATGTGGCCTGCTCCAACCTTTACCGCGCCCTCAGCCGGTGCCGGCGCCTGCTGGCTGACGGCGAAGGGGCGGCGGCCTGA
- a CDS encoding MarC family protein, protein MSAELLSLFTASFVTFFVLIDSLGVAPMFATLTARGDAAYRRQMAFKSIFVAAVIIFAFAFGGAWLMDAMHISIDAFRAAGGVLLFLIALDMVFEKRTERREHRTEEHLGQHETDPEPDDVSVFPLGIPMIAGPGSIATAMFYMSDADNWMEKGVILAAIGLNLLLTLVIFLAAGPLVRMLGASVAGALTRILGVVLAALSIQLLIDGIKGAFNLG, encoded by the coding sequence ATGAGCGCAGAACTCCTCTCTCTCTTCACGGCAAGCTTTGTCACCTTCTTCGTCCTGATCGACTCGCTGGGCGTTGCACCCATGTTCGCGACCCTGACGGCGCGCGGGGATGCGGCTTACCGCAGGCAGATGGCGTTCAAGTCGATCTTTGTGGCTGCGGTGATCATCTTCGCCTTTGCCTTTGGCGGCGCCTGGCTGATGGATGCGATGCACATTTCCATCGATGCTTTCCGGGCGGCGGGTGGGGTGCTCCTGTTCCTGATCGCGCTCGACATGGTGTTCGAGAAACGGACCGAACGCCGTGAGCATCGCACCGAAGAACATCTCGGCCAGCACGAGACGGACCCGGAGCCGGACGATGTGTCCGTCTTCCCGCTCGGCATTCCGATGATTGCCGGTCCGGGCTCCATCGCGACGGCGATGTTCTACATGTCCGATGCGGACAACTGGATGGAAAAGGGCGTGATTCTCGCCGCCATCGGCCTGAACCTGCTGCTGACGCTGGTGATCTTTCTCGCCGCCGGCCCGCTTGTGCGCATGCTGGGGGCGAGCGTGGCCGGGGCGCTGACGCGGATTCTGGGCGTGGTGCTCGCGGCCCTGTCCATTCAGCTGCTGATCGACGGCATCAAAGGCGCATTCAATCTGGGTTGA